ATCTTCACCGTGGTCTCGGCGATGTCCAGGGTACGGGCGATCTCCTTGTTGCTGGCGCCGCGTGCGATCTCGCGCAGCACGTCCTCCTCGCGCGGCGACAGCGGCGCGGCGTCGCCCTGCCCGCTTGCCTCGGGCTCGGCCACGGCAGGCTCGGGCGGCGGCCCCTGGGTCTGGAAGGCAGCCACCAGCTTGCCCATCATCTCCGGGCTGACCACCGGCTCGCCGCGCGCCGCGCGCCGGATGGCCGCGGCCAGCAGCTCGCCATCGATGGTCTTGAGCAGATAGCCCTGGGCGCCGCGCTGCAGCGCCGCCGCCAGGTCGGCGCCGTCCTCGCTCACGGTCAGCATGACGATGCGGCTGGCCGGCGAGGCCTCGCGCAGGCCGGCAATGGCATCCACGCCGCGCACGCCGGGCAGGTGGTTGTCCAGCAAGATGACCTGCGGGCGCAGCTGCGCCAGCAGGCGCAGCGCCTCGGCGGCGTCGCCGGCCTCGCCCACGACGTGCAGTCCGCCCTGCTGGCCCAGCAGCGCCACCAGGCCACGGCGCAAGAGCGTGTGGTCGTCGATCAGGAAGACGGAGATGTCGTCGCCAGGATGGGCGGTCGGGTGGGGTGTGGCGGCGGCAGGCGTCGTCATGGCAGGCTGTCCAGTGAGGGGGCGGGCGCAGCGGCACCGGGGGTTTCGACGAGGTCGGCTGGCGCCAGCTCCAGCACCACGCTGGTGCCGCGCCCTGCCGGCAGGGATTGCACGCTCAGCTCGGCCTGGATGCGTTCGGCGCGCTCGCGCATGATGCCCAGGCCGACGTGCAGCGAGTCCGGCGGCACGGCGGCCGGATCGAAGCCGCAGCCATCGTCGCGCACCTCGAAGCGCCAGCGCGGATGGCGCTGCACGCGCAGCTCGACCCGACGCGCGCCGGCGTGCTTGCGCACGTTGGACAGCGCCTCCTGCACGATGTGCAGCACCTGGATCTGCACGTCCGGCGCCAGGGGCCGGCCCTGGCCGGACATGGCCAGCTGCGTCGGCACGCCGGTCTGGTGCTCGAACTTGGACAGCGTGGCGCGCAGCGCGCCCTCGATGTCCTCGTCCTGCGTGCGCGTGCGAAAGTGCACCAGCAACTCGCGCACGTCGGCATAGCACTCGCGTACGCCGACATCCAGCTCGGCTATTGCCGAGTCGCGCGCCGCGTCGTTGCCGCGCGCCACCGCGCCCTGCAAGAGCTGCACCTGGATCTTCAGGAAGGCCAGCGACTGGGCAATCGAGTCGTGCAGCTCGCGCGCGATCAGGCTGCGCTCGGCGGCCACAGCAGCCTCGCGCTCCAGCGCGCTGACGCGCAGGTTCTCCATCGAGCTGGCCAGGTGCCGCGCCATGCTGGCCAGCAACTCGCGCGTGTCGTCGGCCAGCGCGTAGGGGCGGCGAAAGAACAGCGTCACCTCGCCCATCAGGCGCTGGTGCAGTTGCACCGGCACGCTGATGACGGTCTGGAAGCCCGCCTCGCGGCAGTGCGGCAACTGCATGTCGGTGGCCGGCACGATGGGTATCACGCGCATCCGCGCCGTCGCCTGGGGCTGGCCGCAGCCGCAGGAGCCGGCGATCACGCAGTGCTCGTGCTCGATCATGGCCTGCGGCAGGCCATCGGCGGCCAGCAGCACATAACTCTCATTGGCCTGATCCGACCAGCGCACGGCGGCGCCGTCAGCGGCGGCGACACGCCGCACCTGCTGCACGAAGCCCTGGGTCAGCGCGTCCAGGCTGCCGGCCTCGGCGGCCAGGGCGCTGACCTGGTAGAGCGCAGCCAGGCGCTGGTTGTGCTCCTCGACGCTGGCGGTCTTCTCGCGCACCTTGCGCTCCAGATCCTGGTGCGAGGCCTGCAGCGCGTGCGCCATTCGGTTGAAGCCGGCGGTGAGCTGGCC
This portion of the Melaminivora jejuensis genome encodes:
- a CDS encoding response regulator codes for the protein MTTPAAATPHPTAHPGDDISVFLIDDHTLLRRGLVALLGQQGGLHVVGEAGDAAEALRLLAQLRPQVILLDNHLPGVRGVDAIAGLREASPASRIVMLTVSEDGADLAAALQRGAQGYLLKTIDGELLAAAIRRAARGEPVVSPEMMGKLVAAFQTQGPPPEPAVAEPEASGQGDAAPLSPREEDVLREIARGASNKEIARTLDIAETTVKIHVQHILRKLGLSSRVQAAVYASDRGRRG
- a CDS encoding type IV pili methyl-accepting chemotaxis transducer N-terminal domain-containing protein, with the protein product MRHRPTLSTKLLAMGTAFLLVALASIGFTLWVTWKLEGGAAAVNEAGRLRMNMLRMVLAQQSGTPQEFDQLAQRFDTSLELLRTGDPSRPLFVPWSDATRQHYAAIVQEWQAIRSQWRGQAPTHEQALVRGDTFVTELDAFVQAIEEQIARWTAGLHLFQLLMVALAIAAAVTFMALSYLLVLNPVMRLQQALARLQRGELGTRLAVEADDEFGQLTAGFNRMAHALQASHQDLERKVREKTASVEEHNQRLAALYQVSALAAEAGSLDALTQGFVQQVRRVAAADGAAVRWSDQANESYVLLAADGLPQAMIEHEHCVIAGSCGCGQPQATARMRVIPIVPATDMQLPHCREAGFQTVISVPVQLHQRLMGEVTLFFRRPYALADDTRELLASMARHLASSMENLRVSALEREAAVAAERSLIARELHDSIAQSLAFLKIQVQLLQGAVARGNDAARDSAIAELDVGVRECYADVRELLVHFRTRTQDEDIEGALRATLSKFEHQTGVPTQLAMSGQGRPLAPDVQIQVLHIVQEALSNVRKHAGARRVELRVQRHPRWRFEVRDDGCGFDPAAVPPDSLHVGLGIMRERAERIQAELSVQSLPAGRGTSVVLELAPADLVETPGAAAPAPSLDSLP